In a single window of the Natronosalvus caseinilyticus genome:
- a CDS encoding GNAT family N-acetyltransferase, translating into MTDSSRHRSTHFVRPARLEDARAIRAVARESWHAAYDDLLGPDAVESVTDEWYALEGLRESIQSRDSHLFVAPESDDDEADRTDDLAGFVHVGQWPDEPAVGHLARLYVHSSHWGRGLGTSLCERGERALEDDGFDRIRLEVFARNERAIDFYEDRGYEPVAEVVEELEGETYRVSLLEKAL; encoded by the coding sequence GTGACCGATTCGAGCCGCCACCGATCCACTCACTTCGTCCGACCCGCGCGCCTCGAAGACGCCCGTGCGATCCGGGCCGTCGCCCGCGAGAGCTGGCACGCCGCGTACGACGACCTCCTCGGCCCCGACGCCGTCGAGTCGGTGACCGACGAGTGGTACGCCCTCGAGGGTCTGCGCGAGTCGATCCAGTCGAGGGACAGCCACCTGTTCGTCGCCCCCGAGTCCGACGATGACGAAGCGGATCGAACTGACGACCTCGCCGGCTTCGTCCATGTCGGCCAGTGGCCGGACGAACCCGCCGTCGGCCACCTCGCTCGGCTCTACGTTCACTCGAGCCACTGGGGACGGGGGCTGGGAACGTCGCTCTGTGAGCGCGGGGAACGAGCCCTCGAGGACGACGGCTTCGACCGGATTCGTCTCGAGGTGTTCGCGAGAAACGAGCGAGCGATCGACTTTTACGAGGACCGAGGGTACGAACCCGTCGCCGAGGTGGTCGAAGAACTCGAGGGCGAGACGTATCGGGTGTCGTTGCTCGAGAAGGCTCTGTGA